In the Rhodopirellula bahusiensis genome, GCGAGGTCGGTCAGGCCGTGTTGGCGGGCGACTGCTCGGCGGGCGATTGGCTGGTACAGCGGGGCCAAGTGGTCCAGCGGGAAAATCACCGGGACGTGCCGGGGACGCGGGAGGCCGACCGCCACGATCGGTTTCGCGTTTGGACCGTTCTTCCTCCAGCTTTTTTTCAGCAATGGACCGAAACAAGCTTTCGAGGAACGATCCGTTCTGCGCACTGGCGGAAGGTGCGGTCATCAAACTGAGCGTCATCGCCGCCAGCAATATTCCGATAACGTCAATGGGCGACCGGTCAGAGGCATCCGAAGCACAGCGAGTCGAAGGGCCGCTGAGAAGAGAAGAGAGCATTTGGGGCCCGCCTGATTACAGGTCGTGGAAGGCTCAGCCGTGGATGGGGTGACCGACGCAGAGCAATTGAAATGATTGTTGTTATCGTAACACTTTGCCAACGCCGCGCCGTCGTTCCGTCTGGTATTGCCGCCAAGACCTAGGCGGCCAACCGAAGGTGGGTGGAATCTTTCCACTTGGCGGGGTTTTGAGCTCAGTTGAGACAGCAAGAATGTCGTTGGCACGAGCATATGAATCGCTCTGCAACCAAAATGAACGAACGTTCCCCTCGGTGGGCAATCGGTCGCTCGGCTTACGCGCCGATGGTCGACCGCAGTGTTGCGTTGCGAATTGAAGACGATCGTTTGATGCTGGTGATCGCCAGCAAGTCAGCCGACGCGGTTCAATTGAACGAACCCGCTGATGAGATGATCGTCGATCAGGTTCGCTGTTCCGATCCAGGTGGTTGGATCAATAGCGGCCGATGGACCGAGATGGTGGAAGCTCTGGCCAAGTTGAAGCAGCGCCATCAAATTGGTGATTCGCCCGTCGCCGTTTCGCTCAGTGGTGACTTTTGCGTCACGCGAATTTCGGTGGGGACGGTGGAAGACGTCGACCGCGATCTCGCTGCCTTGGCGGGACGCATTCCTCGTTACTTGCAGTTGGGACCGGGCGGCAAAGTCACTGGCCACACGAGGGAAACGATCGGGCCGGGCATGGAGCATGCGTTGACGGCGGTTGGCAACCGCGTGCGTTTGCAAAACTTGTACGAAGTCTTTCGGATGTGCGATGTCGAGATCGCATGGGTGGAGCCTTCGCTCGTCAGTTTGTCGCGATTGGTCGGATGGTTGGGGTTGGACAACCACGCTCCCGTTTTGATTGCCGATTCATTTGGTCGATCGTGGGAAGTTGGAATCTCGTTCCAAGGTCGTTTGCTGTTGGACTACCGACCGGCCGCGGCTCGTGATGGCAGTGAGTTCGCAGACGCGATTGATCATCACCTCGAACGATTGCAGCGTTTCTGCCAGCGTCACCGCGGGATGTCGGATCACCGTCTGGATCAGTTATTCGTCGGTGGCGGTGTCGACAAAGTCACGCCCGTCGTTCGGCGGTTCGCCAATGATTCGAAGTTGTCGGTTTCAGCGATCGATCTGACAACGGCTGCTTGGAAGATCGAGCGGAACAAAGTTGACTCTGGCGCAGATGAAGATGCCACCGTCTGTGAAGTTCCTGTTGCGGAGACCGACACCGTCGCGGTGATGGCAGCGGTGCTGCCTCTGATCACCAACCCTGAGTTACCGAAAACGGATTTGCTTCAAGAGATTCGGCGTGATCGAGGCAAGTCACTGGTTCGTCGCATAGCGAGTACGTATTGGCCCGTCGCTGCAGCCATGGTTTTGCTGATGTCGGGATTCGCGTTGGTCGCCAATGAACGCTCGCGATCAGACCGGCAGAGTCAGCAACGCGATTTTGTTGAAACGCAAATGCGGCAAACCCAAGTGCGAATGTCGGGTGTGCAAGAAATGCGAGAGTTTGTCACTCACTTACAAACCATCGAATCGAAGACGTTTTCGCCGCACGTGAATCAGATCGTCACTCAGATGGCGCAGTGCTTGCCCGCACAAACGCGTTTGCGTTCGATGGTGTTGGATTCTGAACGGCATATTCACTTGGAAGGCTGGACGGCTCAGGAGAACGACATCTACGACGTGATCAGCTATGTCCGTCGTGTGCCAGAGATCAATCAAGTCGCGTTGCTGGGGACCAATGCCAGCGCCGACGACGATGGATTGGTGTTCCAGATTCGGTTGGGAATGCGTACTGACCGCTCGGCGGATCAACCGGGAGAGGCTCGATCCCATGAATAAACCGAACGACCGGCTAATCCGGGTGATCGTCGCCGCTGGAAGTTTCCTTGTGTTGATAGTGATCGGAAAACCACTGGTCGATGAATACAACGAGCTTCGTGCTGGACACAGAGAACTGTCAAAGCTCGAAGAAGAGTTTGACACGCTGCAATCACGCGATGTGCGTTTGCGACGAATCGAAACGACGTTGAAAGAAGAACGCGAAAAACTGTTGGAACGGTCGACCACACCGGACAAAATTCAACAGGTTCGTGACACTGTGATCGGCATCGTTCGGCAAAGCAGTGCCACACTGCGAAGTTTAGAAATTGAAGACGGGCAACGTCGACGTTGGGCAATCGACAATGATGATCCACACAGTCGGCGGTTGCCCGAGATGGACATGGAATCAGACTTCGAGTTGCATTCGCACTCGTTGACGCTGGTCGCTGACGGGACGTTGGATGCGATCATGGAAGTGACGGAGAAAATCAACGGGCAGAAGTGGCTGATGACCGTTGAGACGCTGGGATTGGAACCAGCCGGAACGAATGGAAAGTGGATTGGTTTGGAGTTGCGGATCACGCTGTACGGGCTGCAGCGTTCGGTTCGCGAGAAGGACG is a window encoding:
- a CDS encoding type IV pilus biogenesis protein PilM, with the protein product MNRSATKMNERSPRWAIGRSAYAPMVDRSVALRIEDDRLMLVIASKSADAVQLNEPADEMIVDQVRCSDPGGWINSGRWTEMVEALAKLKQRHQIGDSPVAVSLSGDFCVTRISVGTVEDVDRDLAALAGRIPRYLQLGPGGKVTGHTRETIGPGMEHALTAVGNRVRLQNLYEVFRMCDVEIAWVEPSLVSLSRLVGWLGLDNHAPVLIADSFGRSWEVGISFQGRLLLDYRPAAARDGSEFADAIDHHLERLQRFCQRHRGMSDHRLDQLFVGGGVDKVTPVVRRFANDSKLSVSAIDLTTAAWKIERNKVDSGADEDATVCEVPVAETDTVAVMAAVLPLITNPELPKTDLLQEIRRDRGKSLVRRIASTYWPVAAAMVLLMSGFALVANERSRSDRQSQQRDFVETQMRQTQVRMSGVQEMREFVTHLQTIESKTFSPHVNQIVTQMAQCLPAQTRLRSMVLDSERHIHLEGWTAQENDIYDVISYVRRVPEINQVALLGTNASADDDGLVFQIRLGMRTDRSADQPGEARSHE